One Paramisgurnus dabryanus chromosome 9, PD_genome_1.1, whole genome shotgun sequence DNA segment encodes these proteins:
- the arpp19a gene encoding cAMP-regulated phosphoprotein 19a, which yields MEDTKLEETNVEEQKDEENRNCPEKQEEAKLKAKYPHLGNKPGGSDLLRKRLQKGPKYFDSGDYNMAKAKIKNKQLPAAQTEKAEITGDHIPTPQDLPQRKPSLVASKLAG from the exons ATGGAGGACACAAAGCTTGAGGAGACGAATGTGGAGGAGCAGAAA GATGAGGAGAATAGGAACTGTCCAGAAAAACAGGAGGAAGCCAAACTAAAGGCCAAATACCCTCACCTGGGCAATAAACCCGGAGGATCTGATTTGCTCAGGAAAAGACTGCAGAAGGGG CCAAAGTACTTTGACTCGGGCGACTACAACATGGCAAAGGCCAAAATAAAGAACAAGCAGCTTCCTGCGGCACAAACCGAGAAGGCAGAGATCACCGGAGACCACATCCCCACCCCTCAGGACCTGCCGCAGAGGAAACCCTCTCTGGTGGCTAGCAAACTGGCCGGCTGA